The Branchiostoma floridae strain S238N-H82 chromosome 3, Bfl_VNyyK, whole genome shotgun sequence genomic sequence NNNNNNNNNNNNNNNNNNNNNNNNNNNNGCAGAGGGTAATGCGTTCAAAAATGTCTTGAAATTGTCATCGCAAATCAACCGAAGGTCATAAAATGTTCTTCCGAAAAGTATGCGAATCGCAATACATGTGTGTATACAATTGTTACTTGcgaaaaacacaatttttttgtgGTCTAATATTGATATAATGTTTGTGTTGACCCCCGCATTGTAGACAGTTTCGACTCGTCTGGTCTGCTGGTTTTCGCGCCCTTTGtctgtttttcttctctttgtCAGCGACGTTACATCTCGTTGCACTTAGAGTTGTCGTTTCCAACTCAAAAGAGTTGTAATCGACGAAACATAGTAATTTACTCGGCTCGAAATCTGGAAGGTTTAGCGTTTTTTTCACATCCATTTGTTACTATACTTGTAGGAAAGGTTGGTTGTGAATTATTGTCAAACTCTTCCAGTTTTCCAGTCATTCGAAGAAACGTCTTTTTCAGGTAAGTCGCCGTATTTTCGCGCCAAGAAATTTCTGAGAATATTGATTGTTTTGTATTATGGGTACTTCGCGCCAGGAAATTTCTGAGAAGATTGATCGTTTTGTACCGTGGGCAGTTGaagctgtttgttttttgttttgtttggtttggtttgccTTTCGGGGGCTTTTTTCATTATCAATGGACGACAATATAGACGTTAGCCGGTTGCCAGGCGACGTGACGACAGGTCCTACGTAGTAGGTTGGGTTGTTTTGGTCACgtgaccaagatggcggcagaaGGAGAAAAGGGTTATACCAACGAGGAAGGAGCTTGAtattaaaagctccttggttatactATACGTAAAGAAGTCATTTCTTACAGTCAAGATCAGCCAGACTGGCTCCCCTTTATCGTCAAGCGACGGACAACANNNNNNNNNNNNNNNNNNNNNNNNNNNNNNNNNNNNNNNNNNNNNNNNNNNNNNNNNNNNNNNNNNNNNNNNNNNNNNNNNNNNNNNNNNNNNNNNNNNNNNNNNNNNNNNNNNNNNNNNNNNNNNNNNNNNNNNNNNNNNNNNNNNNNNNNNNNNNNNNNNNNNNNNNNNNNNNNNNNNNNNNNNNNNNNNNNNNNNNNNNNNNNNNNNNNNNNNNNNNNNNNNNNNNNNNNNNNNNNNNNNNNNNNNNNNNNNNNNNNNNNNNNNNNNNNNNNNNNNNNNNNNNNNNNNNNNNNNNNNNNNNNNNNNNNNNNNNNNNNNNNNNNNNNNNNNNNNNNNNNNNNNNNNNNNNNNNNNNNNNNNNNNNNNNNNNNNNNNNNNNNNNNNNNNNNNNNNNNNNNNNNNNNNNNNNNNNNNNNNNNNNNNNNNNNNNNNNNNNNNNNNNNNNNNNNNNNNNNNNNNNNNNNNNNNNNNNNNNNNNNNNNNNNNNNNNNNNNNNNNNNNNNNNNNNNNNNNNNNNNNNNNNNNNNNNNNNNNNNNNNNNNNNNNNNNNNNNNNNNNNNNNNNNNNNNNNNNNNNNNNNNNNNNNNNNNNNNNNNNNNNNNNNNNNNNNNNNNNNNNNNNNNNNNNNNNNNNNNNNNNNNNNNNNNNNNNNNNNNNNNNNNNNNNNNNNNNNNNNNNNNNNNNNNNNNNNNNNNNNNNNNNNNNNNNNNNNNNNNNNNNNNNNNNNNNNNNNNNNNNNNNNNNNNNNNNNNNNNNNNNNNNNNNNNNNNNNNNNNNNNNNNNNNNNNNNNNNNNNNNNNNNNNNNNNNNNNNNNNNNNNNNNNNNNNNNNNNNNNNNNNNNNNNNNNNNNNNNNNNNNNNNNNNNNNNNNNNNNNNNNNNNNNNNNNNNNNNNNNNNNNNNNNNNNNNNNNNNNNNNNNNNNNNNNNNNNNNNNNNNNNNNNNNNNNNNNNNNNNNNNNNNNNNNNNNNNNNNNNNNNNNNNNNNNNNNNNNNNNNNNNNNNNNNNNNNNNNNNNNNNNNNNNNNNNNNNNNNNNNNNNNNNNNNNNNNNNNNNNNNNNNNNNNNNNNNNNNNNNNNNNNNNNNNNNNNNNNNNNNNNNNNNNNNNNNNNNNNNNNNNNNNNNNNNNNNNNNNNNNNNNNNNNNNNNNNNNNNNNNNNNNNNNNNNNNNNNNNNNNNNNNNNNNNNNNNNNNNNNNNNNNNNNNNNNNNNNNNNNNNNNNNNNNNNNNNNNNNNNNNNNNNNNNNNNNNNNNNNNNNNNNNNNNNNNNNNNNNNNNNNNNNNNNNNNNNNNNNNNNNNNNNNNNNNNNNNNNNNNNNNNNNNNNNNNNNNNNNNNNNNNNNNNNNNNNNNNNNNNNNNNNNNNNNNNNNNNNNNNNNNNNNNNNNNNNNNNNNNNNNNNNNNNNNNNNNNNNNNNNNNNNNNNNNNNNNNNNNNNNNNNNNNNNNNNNNNNNNNNNNNNNNNNNNNNNNNNNNNNNNNNNNNNNNNNNNNNNNNNNNNNNNNNNNNNNNNNNNNNNNNNNNNNNNNNNNNNNNNNNNNNNNNNNNNNNNNNNNNNNNNNNNNNNNNNNNNNNNNNNNNNNNNNNNNNNNNNNNNNNNNNNNNNNNNNNNNNNNNNNNNNNNNNNNNNNNNNNNNNNNNNNNNNNNNNNNNNNNNNNNNNNNNNNNNNNNNNNNNNNNNNNNNNNNNNNNNNNNNNNNNNNNNNNNNNNNNNNNNNNNNNNNNNNNNNNNNNNNNNNNNNNNNNNNNNNNNNNNNNNNNNNNNNNNNNNNNNNNNNNNNNNNNNNNNNNNNNNNNNNNNNNNNNNNNNNNNNNNNNNNNNNNNNNNNNNNNNNNNNNNNNNNNNNNNNNNNNNNNNNNNNNNNNNNNNNNNNNNNNNNNNNNNNNNNNNNNNNNNNNNNNNNNNNNNNNNNNNNNNNNNNNNNNNNNNNNNNNNNNNNNNNNNNNNNNNNNNNNNNNNNNNNNNNNNNNNNNNNNNNNNNNNNNNNNNNNNNNNNNNNNNNNNNNNNNNNNNNNNNNNNNNNNNNNNNNNNNNNNNNNNNNNNNNNNNNNNNNNNNNNNNNNNNNNNNNNNNNNNNNNNNNNNNNNNNNNNNNNNNNNNNNNNNNNNNNNNNNNNNNNNNNNNNNNNNNNNNNNNNNNNNNNNNNNNNNNNNNNNNNNNNNNNNNNNNNNNNNNNNNNNNNNNNNNNNNNNNNNNNNNNNNNNNNNNNNNNNNNNNNNNNNNNNNNNNNNNNNNNNNNNNNNNNNNNNNNNNNNNNNNNNNNNNNNNNNNNNNNNNNNNNNNNNNNNNNNNNNNNNNNNNNNNNNNNNNNNNNNNNNNNNNNNNNNNNNNNNNNNNNNNNNNNNNNNNNNNNNNNNNNNNNNNNNNNNNNNNNNNNNNNNNNNNNNNNNNNNNNNNNNNNNNNNNNNNNNNNNNNNNNNNNNNNNNNNNNNNNNNNNNNNNNNNNNNNNNNNNNNNNNNNNNNNNNNNNNNNNNNNNNNNNNNNNNNNNNNNNNNNNNNNNNNNNNNNNNNNNNNNNNNNNNNNNNNNNNNNNNNNNNNNNNNNNNNNNNNNNNNNNNNNNNNNNNNNNNNNNNNNNNNNNNNNNNNNNNNNNNNNNNNNNNNNNNNNNNNNNNNNNNNNNNNNNNNNNNNNNNNNNNNNNNNNNNNNNNNNNNNNNNNNNNNNNNNNNNNNNNNNNNNNNNNNNNNNNNNNNNNNNNNNNNNNNNNNNNNNNNNNNNNNNNNNNNNNNNNNNNNNNNNNNNNNNNNNNNNNNNNNNNNNNNNNNNNNNNNNNNNNNNNNNNNNNNNNNNNNNNNNNNNNNNNNNNNNNNNNNNNNNNNNNNNNNNNNNNNNNNNNNNNNNNNNNNNNNNNNNNNNNNNNNNNNNNNNNNNNNNNNNNNNNNNNNNNNNNNNNNNNNNNNNNNNNNNNNNNNNNNNNNNNNNNNNNNNNNNNNNNNNNNNNNNNNNNNNNNNNNNNNNNNNNNNNNNNNNNNNNNNNNNNNNNNNNNNNNNNNNNNNNNNNNNNNNNNNNNNNNNNNNNNNNNNNNNNNNNNNNNNNNNNNNNNNNNNNNNNNNNNNNNNNNNNNNNNNNNNNNNNNNNNNNNNNNNNNNNNNNNNNNNNNNNNNNNNNNNNNNNNNNNNNNNNNNNNNNNNNNNNNNNNNNNNNNNNNNNNNNNNNNNNNNNNNNNNNNNNNNNNNNNNNNNNNNNNNNNNNNNNNNNNNNNNNNNNNNNNNNNNNNNNNNNNNNNNNNNNNNNNNNNNNNNNNNNNNNNNNNNNNNNNNNNNNNNNNNNNNNNNNNNNNNNNNNNNNNNNNNNNNNNNNNNNNNNNNNNNNNNNNNNNNNNNNNNNNNNNNNNNNNNNNNNNNNNNNNNNNNNNNNNNNNNNNNNNNNNNNNNNNNNNNNNNNNNNNNNNNNNNNNNNNNNNNNNNNNNNNNNNNNNNNNNNNNNNNNNNNNNNNNNNNNNNNNNNNNNNNNNNNNNNNNNNNNNNNNNNNNNNNNNNNNNNNNNNNNNNNNNNNNNNNNNNNNNNNNNNNNNNNNNNNNNNNNNNNNNNNNNNNNNNNNNNNNNNNNNNNNNNNNNNNNNNNNNNNNNNNNNNNNNNNNNNNNNNNNNNNNNNNNNNNNNNNNNNNNNNNNNNNNNNNNNNNNNNNNNNNNNNNNNNNNNNNNNNNNNNNNNNNNNNNNNNNNNNNNNNNNNNNNNNNNNNNNNNNNNNNNNNNNNNNNNNNNNNNNNNNNNNNNNNNNNNNNNNNNNNNNNNNNNNNNNNNNNNNNNNNNNNNNNNNNNNNNNNNNNNNNNNNNNNNNNNNNNNNNNNNNNNNNNNNNNNNNNNNNNNNNNNNNNNNNNNNNNNNNNNNNNNNNNNNNNNNNNNNNNNNNNNNNNNNNNNNNNNNNNNNNNNNNNNNNNNNNNNNNNNNNNNNNNNNNNNNNNNNNNNNNNNNNNNNNNNNNNNNNNNNNNNNNNNNNNNNNNNNNNNNNNNNNNNNNNNNNNNNNNNNNNNNNNNNNNNNNNNNNNNNNNNNNNNNNNNNNNNNNNNNNNNNNNNNNNNNNNNNNNNNNNNNNNNNNNNNNNNNNNNNNNNNNNNNNNNNNNNNNNNNNNNNNNNNNNNNNNNNNNNNNNNNNNNNNNNNNNNNNNNNNNNNNNNNNNNNNNNNNNNNNNNNNNNNNNNNNNNNNNNNNNNNNNNNNNNNNNNNNNNNNNNNNNNNNNNNNNNNNNNNNNNNNNNNNNNNNNNNNNNNNNNNNNNNNNNNNNNNNNNNNNNNNNNNNNNNNNNNNNNNNNNNNNNNNNNTGACTTATTAGAAGCAGACTTATACcgtccttccgtgactttgtcagtcaacatcttttataccttctcctaagtttttatgaagattggtacaatactgtggaagctataaagaaagtccgtgatcaatccgtctggggtccaaacggaccccagcaaaaaagtgtagcttttgaaacaaacttttgagtctaactccctaactatTTATcatatcaccaccaaactttcagagcataataaacatgtaaaactaaatcctcatagAAACttatgtgtcatcaccatataatatgacgacattatgacgtcattaagctaataagggcggccatcttggattttgactaatgacgtcatgaaattagcatgaattataaattttgaatcatgaaaatagcattgaatttcatagaattttattgttgtaagaaaacaagcattgtttaccaagaaaaccttgtttaaatcgaaattggcaaattttggcaaaaatatgcctgtcataattccgttgccatggcaaccccaaataatgataaatttactttattaacaaaaaaattttgctaacaatatttttgtgatatataaccaagtttcgtagctttagcactagccgttcatgagttatgcgacataaacgttgctgaaggcctcaaaattcccctctctggtgagaataggtttagtgcaaaagatggtccttctgatcttttgcataaattatgataatgaggtggaattagcaacaccttaacatgtcgaaatatttctcttacattgacgaagcaatgtatgtacaatgatcaccgataggaattggaacaaagattttatgaacaaaacattttggggtccgtttggaccccactcggtcattttagtcgcaaaaaaaggtcgggtgcttgagggttaaggaaGTTGGTGGAGAAGCAATGTCTTTCCCAGTTCAGTTTCCAATGGGGAAGTTTCTTTCATGATGATCGCGAGATACGCATAACTGCCAGTCAGTACTTCAAGGCTCGCCTTATGAGTGCAGACACACGGTTTGCGAGAGACACCAGCTACATCTTCTTCGCACAATATGTAACAGAGTTGAATttcatacagtcaaacatgtctatatCGTTGCGAAAAAGTGCACCGATCACAAGTGACGGGCGTGACATAGGGGCCCAAATGTTGTCTAACAGAGAGGACTTACAGTCCATTCTAAAGTCAGATGTAGGCTATCGCTTCCTTCAGCCAGTCAGGGGTACGCCGCAGTTCTGGGAAAAGACGCTAAATGAATTGTATGCGATGATAAGACAGTTGGGAATCCCTACATGGTTTGCTAGCTTTTCTGCCGCAGATTTGCGATGGCCAGAAGTGTTAGAGGCTATTCGACAAGATCATGGCACAGTACCAGTAAGTGAGTTGTCGTGGGAAGAGCGTTGTGACATTTTGAAGAGTAATCCTGTCACAGCCGCTCGCATGTTCGATCACCGAGTTAAGCTGCTTTTCAAACATCTCATTAAATCTCCGTCTCAACCGATTGGGGAAGTGATAGATTTTTTCGTGCGGACAGAATTTCAATCGCGCGGTAGCCCACATATTCACCTTTTGCTTTGGGTCAAAGATGcgccaaaattaaatgaaaatactGAAGAGGAGATCTGCTCCTTTGTGGACAAGTATGTGTGCAGTCAGCTACCTAACCCAGAGACAGATAAAGAGTTATTCGACATAGTTAGTCAGGTTCAAACACACCGAAAAGGGCATACGGCGTCATGCAAGAAAGGTGGCAAGGTCTGTAGGTTTGGATTCCCTAAACCTCCTGTGAAGCAGACATTTCTGTGTGGCCCCGTGGCACTGAAGGACCTGACCGAAGCNNNNNNNNNNNNNNNNNNNNNNNNNNNNNNNNNNNNNNNNNNNNNNNNNNNNNNNNNNNNNNNNNNNNNNNNNNNNNNNNNNNNNNNNNNNNNNNNNNNNNNNNNNNNNNNNNNNNNNNNNNNNNNNNNNNNNNNNNNNNNNNNNNNNNNNNNNNNNNNNNNNNNNNNNNNNNNNNNNNNNNNNNNNNNNNNNNNNNNNNNNNNNNNNNNNNNNNNNNNNNNNNNNNNNNNNNNNNNNNNNNNNNNNNNNNNNNNNNNNNNNNNNNNNNNNNNNNNNNNNNNNNNNNNNNNNNNNNNNNNNNNNNNNNNNNNNNNNNNNNNNNNNNNNNNNNNNNNNNNNNNNNNNNNNNNNNNNNNNNNNNNNNNNNNNAAGGGAAATGGGAAACCTACTTAAACAGGCCCAGAAAGAGGCGAGGGAGGGCAATAAGGATATAGTTAAAGAAATGAGGAAAGTAGACAGTGCCTACGTTCATCATAGGGAAGTAAGTGCCCAGGAGGCAGTGTATCGAGCCTGTAGCCTGAAGCTAAAAGATTGTTCCAGAGAAGTCACTTTCATACCGACAGATGAGAAAGCTTGTCGCCTTTCTAAACCCCTGGCAGCGATCCAAAACATTGGTGAAGGAGAAAGCATCTGGATGACAAGCATTATGGACCGATACAAGGCGAGACCACAGAAAGAACCCTTCCAAACAATGTGTGCCGCAACGTTTGTTTCTGAGTATCGTGTGGTTTCATTTTCAGGCAAGGAAGAAGATGCTGAACAAACATCTCGAGGCACCAAGGAGCATGTTCTAAATGATAATTTAGGGTCGGTACAAAAGCGCACCAGATCGCAGCCCGCTATCATCCGCTTTGCTAAGTTTAATAAGGAGAAAGAACCAGAGTCACACTACTTGACATTACTAAAGTTGTACTTGCCGCACTACTCTGACGCGCAGTTAAAACCAGAACAGTTTGCAAAGTATGAAGATTTCTACTTGAATGGCTCTGTTTCATTGTCTGATAGAACAGGTGTCTTGAAGGTCAGGGATATTGTTGAGAATAACAGGTGTCAATTCGAGAGAAACCGCGACCAGATTGAGGAGGCGCGCAAAAAAGTTGAAAACACCAGCGGTGATCTAGATGATGCCTGGGCTCAAATCTTTCCTGTAACGGTGCTGGACAGATCTGAGTGTCAAGACTTGCAAGAAAAAGTTAGGGTGTTTGATGATGAGGATGTTATTGATGACATTCCAGATCTTGCAACTTCGGACAAGTCAAAAGAACAAGGCTTCACCCTAGAAAGGTGCCAATTGcagatgaaaaagaaaactgctcttCCCTTACTGCAGTCGCTCAACCCCATCCAACaagatgttttctattttgtgaggAAGTGGTGTATGGAAATTGCTCAGGGAAAGCGACCAGATccttttcatatttttgtaacgGGTGGCGCAGGGACTGGAAAGAGCCATCTTATCAAGTGCATATATTATGAGGCTACTAAAATACTTAAGGAGACACAAGAGAACCCTGACAATATCTCTGTCCTACTTACAGCGCCCACAGGAACGGCGGCATTTAACATCGATGGGAGTACTGTTCACCATGCATTTCACATTGCACGCATGTCAAATACGTATCAGCCCCTCTCAGAAAAAACACTGAATGCAGTGCGTGCACAGTACCAAAGTCTAAGAATTGTGGTCATAGATGAAGTTTCGATGGTCGATAGAAAGCTACTTTATCACATTCACGGCAGATTGGGCCAACTGAGACAAGTGCACCCAGACAtaaagtttggaaatgtgagcaTATTGGCAGTGGGCGACATGAACCAAATTCCCCCGGTTCGGGCTCAGGGTCTATGCAAGAGTAAAGATACCGTGATTGTTGACCTCTGGAATCCCCATTTTGAAGTAGTTCAGTTAAACGAGATCATGAGGCAGAAGGATGATGCTGCATTTGCAGAGCTTTTGAATAGGCTTAgggtaaagaaaaagaaagaacgactttctgatgaagatgacaaaacTCTGTCTTCAAGGGTGCTCTCTCTAGATTTTGCATCCGATGACTATCCAAAAGACGTGCTTCACATTTTCACCACAAATGATTCTGTTGCAAAGCATAATGATAGAATGTTGAAGCTCCGGTGTTCACAGATTAGACAATACGAGGCTTGCGATTTTGTCAAAGATCCGTGCACAGGGTCGATGAAAAGAAGGGATCTAGCTAGAGGAGAGAGTGACGACCTACCCGACGTGGTCCGTGTCGGAGTCGGTGCACGGGTCATGCTTTGCCGCAATGTCAACGTTGAAGATGGTTTAGTGAATGGTGCATTTGGAATGGTGACTGGTGTGAAAGGTGGGGAAGATCATGAGAGTGATGTTGCAACGGTTTATGTGCTATTTGACAACCCAAGGGTAGGTGCGAATGAAAGGCAAAGGAGTTCTGCTCCCAACTCAGAGATACCTGTCAACTCGGTGCCAGTATGTCAGGTCGATAGCACCTTGAAAAGGTCAACTAAAGTTACACGTCGACAAATTCCATTGAAGCTGGCCTGGGCTTGTACGACACACAAGGTACAGGGTATGACCGTTCCTGAAGCGGtcgtctccatgaaaaatgtgtTTGCATCAGGTATGGCATATGTGGCATTAAGCAGGGTATCTTCCATAGGTGGTCTCCACATCACAGACTATAAGCAGGAGTCCATCTACTGTGATGAGCATGTAGAGAATGCAGTCAAAGAGATGATGCACTTGCAGTTTAGATCTGACCCATTCAGAAATGTCGATGACAGGTCTGAAAGTAATAGGATCCTGAATATTGTCCATCACAATACCGAAAATCTAGAACAGAACTTTAAAAGTCTAAAGTCAACCTGTCTGATCAAAGCTGATATCATATGCTTGACCGAGACATGGTTATCGGAAGATGTGCAGGATTCTAAGGTGCAGCTAGAAAACTTTGATGTGTTTCGCAAAGACAGAACACATGTTTGTGAGGAAGAGTCTATGACTAGAAGTTCACCACATGGAGGAGTGGCAGTTTATGTCCGTAATGGATACAGCTGTTATGAAATACCCATTCCAGATGACATTAGCCTGGAATGTGTGGTTATGCTAATGTCTGTTGAGGACATAGAGATTCTCATTGTACCTGTTTACAGGCCACCTAGTGTGAAAAAAGACGCATTCATAGTCAATGTAGAGAAATTGATGCAGTACTTGTTGGCCACAGTGAAGCGAACAACCACAATCTTTCTTGGGGACTTTAATGAGAATTTGTTATCAggtgaagacaacaaaaagataCAGAAGTTCTTTGAGACAAACAATTTCGAACAGTTGGTGGAAGATCCTACAACCATGAAAGGAACTCTTATTGACCATGTTTACATTGCACCACCATCATCAAATGTAAGCTGTGGGGTCATACAGACATTTTACAGTTACCATGATGCTGTGTATTGTACGCTGTATCGGTGATGCTGCAATAAGCCGTGAAAAAGGCGGTGGattagaaaaattccttcctttGTGATGTTGTGTATCATTACATACACCAGCTCTGGCCTTGCATAGTCTGATTGGTCGACTGCATTGTTGACCAAACATGATATGTGAGGGGGAGGGGTAAGAAGTCGTGGACTCTTACCCGCTCCGCCCTTGCTAACCTCTTGCCTCATTGGTGGGTAAGGGGGCTCCTGGTAAAACAGGAACCCCCTTTACCAACCATTGGGGTTTGATGTTGGTAAGGGGGTTCCTGGTAATCATCACCAGCTCTGGTCTTGGTAACCCTGTTTGATCAAAGCTGAACAAACAGGGGATGCGAGAGAGAGGGGTAATGAAGTCGTGGACTCTTACCCGCTCCGCCCTTGCCAACCACTTACCTCATTGGTGGGTTAGGGGGCTCCTGGTAAAACAGGAACCCTCTTACCAACCATTGGGGGTTGATGTTGGTAAGGGGGTTCTTGGTGTTACAAAGGATCGTCACCAGCTCTGGCCTTGCATAGTCTGATTGGTCGACCGCATTGTTGACCAAACATGATATGTGAGGGGGAGGGGTAATGAAGTCGTGGACTCTTACCCGCTCTGGCCTTGCCAACCTCTTACCTCATTGGTGGGTTAGGGGGCTCCTGGTAAAACAGGAACCCCCTTACCAACCATTGGGGTTTGATGTTGGTAAGGGGGTTCCTGGTAATCATCACCAGCTCTGGTCTTGGTAACCCTGTTTGATCAAAGCTGAACAAACAGGGGATGCGAGAGAGAGGGGTAATGAAGTCGTGGACTCTTACCCGCTCCTCCCTTGCCAACCACTTACCTCATTTGTGGGTTAGGGGGCTCCTGGTAAAACAGGAACCCCCTTACCAACCATTGGGGTTTGATGTTGGTAAGGGGGTTCCTGGTGTTACAGACTaacgaaggaaggaaaaagaactCCCCTGTGATTAGGGTTGAAGAAGGAAAAAGATGTCCCCCTGTGATAGGGGTTGAGGAAAGAAAACTTTCCCTTGTGGTTGCGATAGAGGAGGAAAAAGAGGAATATATGTAAATGGAATGCATCATATGCATGACAATTTCTATAAGCACTCACATTTGACAATAAgcttatctatttttttcttttcctttagGAGACCATTCCTCTAGGCATTGAGAAAAAAAGAACTCTTCCCTGTGATTAGGGTAGAGAAAGGGCAAAGAGTTCCCCGTGATTGGGGGAGAGGAAGGAAACAGAACTCTTCCCTGTGATTAGGGTAGAGAAAAGAGCCCTGCCCGTGATTGGGGTTGAGGAAAGAGAAAGGGCTCTCCCCTGTGAGTGAGGCTGAGGAAGAGAAATgatgag encodes the following:
- the LOC118412624 gene encoding uncharacterized protein LOC118412624 is translated as MTSIMDRYKARPQKEPFQTMCAATFVSEYRVVSFSGKEEDAEQTSRGTKEHVLNDNLGSVQKRTRSQPAIIRFAKFNKEKEPESHYLTLLKLYLPHYSDAQLKPEQFAKYEDFYLNGSVSLSDRTGVLKVRDIVENNRCQFERNRDQIEEARKKVENTSGDLDDAWAQIFPVTVLDRSECQDLQEKVRVFDDEDVIDDIPDLATSDKSKEQGFTLERCQLQMKKKTALPLLQSLNPIQQDVFYFVRKWCMEIAQGKRPDPFHIFVTGGAGTGKSHLIKCIYYEATKILKETQENPDNISVLLTAPTGTAAFNIDGSTVHHAFHIARMSNTYQPLSEKTLNAVRAQYQSLRIVVIDEVSMVDRKLLYHIHGRLGQLRQVHPDIKFGNVSILAVGDMNQIPPVRAQGLCKSKDTVIVDLWNPHFEVVQLNEIMRQKDDAAFAELLNRLRVKKKKERLSDEDDKTLSSRVLSLDFASDDYPKDVLHIFTTNDSVAKHNDRMLKLRCSQIRQYEACDFVKDPCTGSMKRRDLARGESDDLPDVVRVGVGARVMLCRNVNVEDGLVNGAFGMVTGVKGGEDHESDVATVYVLFDNPRVGANERQRSSAPNSEIPVNSVPVCQVDSTLKRSTKVTRRQIPLKLAWACTTHKVQGMTVPEAVVSMKNVFASGMAYVALSRVSSIGGLHITDYKQESIYCDEHVENAVKEMMHLQFRSDPFRNVDDRSESNRILNIVHHNTENLEQNFKSLKSTCLIKADIICLTETWLSEDVQDSKVQLENFDVFRKDRTHVCEEESMTRSSPHGGVAVYVRNGYSCYEIPIPDDISLECVVMLMSVEDIEILIVPVYRPPSVKKDAFIVNVEKLMQYLLATVKRTTTIFLGDFNENLLSGEDNKKIQKFFETNNFEQLVEDPTTMKGTLIDHVYIAPPSSNVSCGVIQTFYSYHDAVYCTLYR